CGCTCGCCCTGCCGTTCGAAGATGCATCGTTCGACGTCGTTTGCTGCCAGTTCGGCGCGATGTTTTTCCCCAACCGGGTTACCGGCTATGCCGAGGCGCGTCGCGTGCTGAAGCCAGGCGGGCGCTTTGTCTTCAGCGTCTGGGACCGCATCGAAGAGAACGCCTTTGCCGACGACGTCACGAACGCCGTTGCCACGGTGTTTCCGCATGACCCTCCGCGATTTCTCGCCCGCACGCCGCACGGCTATCACGACACCGCACTGATCCGCGATGATTTGAGCCGCGCAGGGTTCACCAACATCGGGATCGAGACGCGCGAGAAGCTGAGCCGCGCCCCCTCGGCACACGACGTTGCCACCGCGTATTGCCAGGGAACGCCGCTGCGCAACGAAATCGAGGCGCGCGACGCCAGCCTGCTTCAGCTCGCTACGGAGCGCGCGACGGAGGCGATCGCCAGCCGCCATGGCAAAGAGGGCCCGGTGGCCGGCAAGATTCAGGCACATGTGATCGTGGCAGCGGGATAGCGGGGTTCCGGCGCGCGCTTCATCCGGTCATCTCGCGCCGCCTTTGGCGCACTTCATCGCATTCGCGTGGCAGTTGCGCCGCGGCGCGGCACTGGCAGGACGGGTCGTGAATGAAAAAAGCCACGCTGCAGAACAGCGTGGCTTTTGACTTTCTTGCGCAGCAGCAGCGGATCAGTGCTGCAGGATCTTGTTCAGGAAGTCCTTGGTACGCGGCTGACGGTTTTCCGGGTGGCTGAAGAACTCGTCCTTCGGGCAGTCTTCCAGGATCTTGCCGCCCACGTCGATGAAGATCACGCGGCTCGCGACCTTGCGGGCGAAGGCCATTTCGTGCGTGACCACCATCATGGTCATGCCTTCCTTGGCCAGGCTCACCATCACGTCGAGCACTTCGCCGACCATCTCGGGGTCGAGCGCCGAGGTGGGTTCGTCGAACAGCATCACGATCGGGTCCATCGACAGCGCACGGGCAATGGCCACGCGCTGCTGCTGGCCGCCCGACAGCTGACCCGGGAACTTGTCTTTATGCGCCATCAGGCCCACGCGGTCGAGCATCTTCAGGCCACGGGTCTTGGCTTCGTCGGGCGTGCGGCCCAGCACCTTGATCTGCGCGATCGTGAGGTTCTCGGTTACCGACAGGTGCGGGAACAGCTCGAAGTGCTGGAACACCATGCCGACCTTGGAGCGCAGCTTGGGCAGGTTGGTCTTGGGGTCGTGCAGCGGAATGCCGTTGACGGTGATCTCGCCCTTCTGGAAGGGCTCCAGCGCGTTCACGGTCTTGATGAGGGTGGACTTGCCCGAGCCCGAGGGCCCGCACACCACCACCACGTCGCCCTTGGAAATGCTCACCGAACAATCGTTGAGCACCTGCACCGGGCCATACCACTTGGATACGTTCTTGATTTCAATCATTTTTTCGGACATTTCTTTCTCTCCGGTTCAGCCACTCAAACAATCAGCGAATGATGGCGATCTTCTTGTGCAGGCGCTTGACCAGCCAAGAAAGGGCGTAGCACATGACGAAGTACACGACGGCTGCGAGCAGGTAGGCCTCGATCGGGCGGCCGAAGTTCTTGCCCGCGGTCTCGAAGCCCTTGAGCATGTCGTAGGCACCGATGGCGTAGACCAGCGACGTATCCTGGAACAGGATGATGGTCTGCGTGAGCAGCACCGGCAGCATGTTGCGGAAGGCCTGCGGCAGCACCACCAGGCGCATGTTCTGGCCGTAGGTCATGCCGACCGCCTGGCCGGCATTCACCTGGCCGCGCGGAATCGACTGGATACCGGCACGCATGATCTCGCTGAAGTACGCAGCCTCGAACGCCACGAAGGTGATCACGGCCGAGATTTCGGAGCGGTAGTTGGAGCCGACCGAGCCAAACAGCGAGTAGAACGACGCCGGCACGAGCAGGAAGAACCACAGGATCACCATCACCAGCGGGATGCTTCGCATGCCGTTGACGTAGATGGCCGCAGGCGTATCGAGCCACTTCTTGCCCGACAGGCGCATGAGCGCCAGGATGGTGCCGAAGATCACGCCGCCAATCGTGGCCACTATCGTCAGCATGATGCTGAAGTAGAAGCCCTTGACGACGAAGTTGCTGATGACGTCCCAGTTGTAGAAGGACAGGTCGAGATTCATCATGTCAGTGTCCTCCGCCGCCCGCGCTTGCAGACACGATGAAGCCCGGCACGCGGGTCTTCTTCTCGATGAATGCCATGAGGCGGTTGATGATGAGGGCCGAGATCACGTAGCACCCCGTCACCGCCAGGTAGACCTCGATGCCGCGCGAGGTTTCTTCCTGCGCCTGCATGGCGAACATGGTGAGTTCGGTGACCGACACGGCGAACGCAACGGACGAGTTCTTGAATATGTTCATCGTCTCGCTCGTGAGCGGCGGGATGATGATGCGGTAGGCCATCGGCAGGATCACGTAGCGGTAGTACTGCACCGTGGTGAAGCCCACCGCCATGCCCGCATAGCGCTGGCCCTTGGGCAGCGCCTGGATGCCCGAGCGCACCTGCTCGGCGATACGCGCGGAAGTGAAGAAGCCCAGCGCCAGCACCACGAGGATGAAGCTCGGCACGCCCTTCATGACGGGGATGAGCGCCGGGATCACGTGGTACCAGAGGAAGATCTGCACCAGCAGCGGAATGTTGCGGAACAGCTCGACCCAGGCATTGCCCAGCCGCACCAGCCACGGACTGTCGGGCAGCGTGCGGATGATGCCGATGAGCGAACCCAGCACCAGCGCCACGATCAACGCCAGCAGCGCGACCGACACGGTCCAGCCCCAGGCCGACAGCATCCATTGCAGGTAGGTCGGATAGTCCCCCCCGGGGTCTTGCAGGAATACCTGCCAATCCCAGTTGCCCATTTGTGTTTACTCCTTCTTCACCGTCTCTTCGAAAACCAGTCCCTTGAAAAGAAACGCCCACCGCGAAAGGTGGGCGTCATCACGCAGCGACGCGGCGCTTATTCCTTGGTGACGTAGTCTTCAGCAGGCTTGTCGTTCGGGTTGGCCCAAGCGTTCTTGGTGGCTTCGCCCAGCGGCAGGCCGATGGTCACGCCTGCCGGGGGAATCGGCTTGAGGAACCACTTGTCGTACAGCTTGGCGAGTTCGCCCGACTTGGCCTGTGCCTTGATGCTGTCGTCCACGGCCTTCTTGAAGGCGGCGTCGTCCTTGCGGATCATGATGGCGATGGGCTCGACGGCCAGCACGTCGGACAGGATCTTGTAGTCCTTGGGCGACTTCGACTTGGCGGCCAGGGCAGCCAGGATCGAGCCGTCCATCACGAAGGCGTCGGCACGGCCGGTTTCGAGCAGCAGGAAGCTGTCGGAGTGGTCCTTGCCGTAGACCTCCTTGAAGGTCAGGTTCTCGGCGCGCTTTTGCTTGCGCACGGTCTGCAGCGGCGTGGTGCCGGTGGTGGTTGCAACCGTCTTGTCCTTCAGGTCGGCCAGCGAGTTGATGCCCGAGTTGGCCTTGACGACGATCTTGGTTTCTTCGACGTAGGTGGTCACGCCGAAAGCCACGTCCTTCTGGCGGGTGGCGTTGTTGGTGGTCGAGCCGCACTCGATGTCCACGGTGCCGTTCTGCACGAGCGGAATGCGGTTCTGCGAGGTCACGGGCTGGAACTTGACTTCGAGCTTCTTGCCGGCGGCCTTCTCGAGGTCCTTGATGATGTTGGCGCAGACGTCGTAGTGAAAGCCCGTGTATTGGCCATTGCCCAGTGTGTACGACAGGCCCGACGATTCACGCACGCCTTCGGTGATGACGCCGGAAGCCTTGATCTTGGCCAGCGTGTCATTGGCTTGCGCCATCGCGCCGCCAGCGGCCAGTGCCGCGACTGCCAATGCCAATACTTGTTTTTTCATACGGAAAACTCCTGAGGGTGACTGAAACAGATACAACTAAATTCTAGACATTTACATTTTGCGTGATACCCGGACCAACCCGGTGCATACACACACACACTGCACCGGGCATGCGCATGGCAGCGCCAGCCTGGTGCGATCCTGCCTCCTGGCATTGTCTGACTTTCACTAAGCAGCCTTTATGCCCGAAGCCTGGCCCGAAGGCTCGGCAGCCGGCGGAACCGGCGCGGCCGACAGGCGCACCGGCTGCGTCAGGTTCTCGGGCACGAGCAGCGCCTCCATCTCGGCGCGCGTCATGATGCCCAGCGATTCGGCCACCAGGTCGATCGGCCCGCCGGTGGCGAGCGCGGTCTTGGCGATGAGCGCGGCCTTTTCGTAGCCGATGAGCGGGTTGAGCGCCGTGACCAGCGTGACCGATTCGCGCACCCTCTTGGCAAGGAACTCGCGGTTGGCCTCGATGCCGTCGACGCAGTTCACCTGCAGCGTGATGCAGGCCCGGCTCAGGTGCTGGATGCTCTTGAACAGGCTCCAGCCCATGATGGGCTCGAAGGCGTTGAGCTGCAGCTGGCCGGCTTCCGAAGCCATCGTCACGGTGACGTCGTTGCCGATGACCTCGAAGGCCACCTGGTTCATGACTTCCGGGATCACCGGATTGACCTTGCCCGGCATGATCGACGAGCCCGCCTGCCGCGCCGGCAGCCGGATTTCGCCGAAGCCGGCCTGCGGGCCGCTGGACAGCAGGCGCAGGTCGTTGCAGGTCTTGCTGAGCTTGGTCGCCACGCGCTTGAGCACGCCCGACAGCTGCACGAAGGCGCCCGTGTCCTGCGTGGCCTCGATGAGGTTGGCCGCCTGCTTGAGCGGCACGCCGGTCTGCTCGGCGAGGTACTGGCAGGCCAGGTTCGCGTAGCCGTGCGGCGCGTTGATGCCGGTGCCGATGGCGGTGGCGCCGAGGTTGATTTCTTCGATGAGCGCGCGGGCCTCGCCAAGGCGGGCCTCGTCTTCCCCGATCATGATCGCGTAGGTCAGGAACTCCTGGCCCAGCGTCATCGGCACCGCGTCTTGCAGCTGGGTGCGGCCGATCTTGAGGATGTCCTTGAACTCGAGCGCCTTGGCCTCGAAGCTGCGACGCAGGGTGGCCATCGATTCGAGCAGCCGGCCGATGGCGAACCACAGCGCCAGCCGCACTGCCGTGGGGTACACGTCGTTGGTGCTCTGCGAGGCGTTGACGTGGTCGTTGGGGTGCAGCACGTCGTAGCGCGCCTTCTCGTGGCCCAGCTTTTCGAGCGCGAGGTTGCAGATGACCTCGTTGGCGTTCATGTTGGTCGAGGTGCCCGCGCCGCCCTGGATGACGTCGACCACGAACTCGTCGAGCAGCTTGCCGTCGATGATGTCCTCGCAGGCCAGGATGATGGCCGCCGCGCGGTCTCGATCGATGGCGCCGAGGTCGGCATTGGCGCGCGTGGCGGCCTTCTTCACGTAGGCCAGCGCTCGCACCAGGTCGGGCATGGCCGAGATGCGCGTGCCGGAGATGGGGAAGTTCTCGACCGCACGCGCCGTGTGCACGCCCCAGTAGGCGACGGCAGGGATCTGCTTGTCGCCGAGGAAGTCGTGTTCAGTCCTGAAATTGGAGCTCATACAGGTTCCTCGGCTTAAAAAAAAGCACGCGTAGGGCGCGTGCCGGAGATGTTGCTGTGACAGCGACTAAAAGCAGCCGCGACTGTAGAGGCGCCGGGTTCGGGGCGCCAATGCCGTTTGCGGGGAGTCCTATGCGCGGCATTTATAGATTGTGCGGTGCACAAATCTCCGTTGTCAGCGGTGCGGCTGGGTGCCGACCAGGTAAGACCATAGCGCATCGGCGGTGCGTTTGGGTTGCAGGCTGTCAGCGGCTGCAGCCTTGCTGGCGGCACGGCTGGCGCCGGCCTTGACCGGCACCGGCGCGCCGGGCCGTTCGCGGTAGGCGCGGATTTCCATGGTCGCCTCCAGGCTGTCGATTTCGGGCGGCAGCGCGCTCACGAGCTTGCGGGCCTTGATCTCCTTGCGCACCGCACTCTGCGGCAGGAAGGCGATGCCGTGGCCTTCGAGCGCCATGACCTTCAGGCCTTCGGCCATGTCGGTCTCGTAGACCCGGTCGAGGTGGATGGCAGTGCCCGACTCCTTCAGCAACTGGTCGACCACGCGGCCCAGGTAGGCGCCTGGCGCATAGCCCAGGTAGGGCAGCGGCTGGCCGGGACGCCCCGGCAGCCGGTAGCGCGGCGCACCTTCGGCATCGGCCTTGACCCAGGGGGCCACGGTTTCCTCGCCGAGGCTGACCATCTCGTACTTGTTGGCATCGAGCTGCAGCGGCTGCGAGGGGTGGTGGTAGGCGATCAGCAGGTCGCAGCTGCCTTCGACCAGCCGCAGCACCGCGTCGTGCACGTTGAGCGCGATGAGGCGGCTCTTGATCGGCCCGAAGTGCTCGCGCAGGCTGGTCACCCACGAGGGGAAGAAGGTGAAGGCCAGCGTGTGCGGCACGGCGATCTCGATCACGTCCTGCCCGGCGGCCGAGTGCCCGCGCAGCATGGCCCGGGTGCTCTGCAGCGACTGCAGCATCTCGATGGCCTGGCTGTAGAGCGTCTGGCCCGCTGGCGTGAGCCGTGTGGGGTAGGAGCTGCGGTCGACCAGGTCAGTGCCGGCCCAGCCTTCGAGCGCCTGGATGCGGCGGGAAAACGCCGGCTGGGTCACATGCCTCAATTGAGCCGAGCGGCTGAAGCTGCGGGTTTCCGCCAAACTGATGAAGTCTTCGAGCCACTTGGTTTCCATACGCGGCGATTATGCGAGCGCCGCGCCATACTGGGCGCCCCCTCCTTTTCCCGCACTCGCCATGCCTTCAGCCGACCTGCTCGAACTCAGCGCCACCGAACTCTCCCGCCGCATCGCCGCGCGCGACGTGTCCTGCCGCGAGGTGATGCAGGCCTCGCTGGCCCGCATCGAGGCGCTGAACCCGCGCTTCAACGCCATCGTGTCGCTGCGCGATCCGGCGCAGTTGCTGGCGGAGGCCGACGAGCGCGACGCCGAACTGGCGCGCGGCGAACGGCGCGGCTGGATGCACGGCTTTCCGCTGGCGGTGAAAGACCTGAGCCACGCCGCCGGCCTGCCGACCTCCATGGGCTCGCCGCTGTCGCCGCGTTCGCCGGCGCGCACCGACAGCCTGCACGTGGCCCGCGCCAGGGCGGCCGGCACAGTCGTCATCGGCAAGACCAACACGCCCGAGTTCGGGCTCGGCTCGCACACCTACAACACGGTGTTCGGCATCACGCGCAACGCCTATGCACCCGAGCGCAGCGCGGGCGGCAGCAGCGGCGGTGCGGCCGTGGCGCTGGCCCTGGGCATGCTGCCCGTGGCGGACGGCAGCGACATGATGGGATCGCTGCGCAACCCGGCCGCCTTCAACAACGTGATCGGCATGCGGCCATCGCGCGGGCGTGTGCCGGGCAACCCCGACGAGGAACTGTTCTTCCAGCAGCTGGGCTGCGAAGGCCCGATGGCGCGCACGGTGGAAGACGCGGCGCGGCTGCTGGCCGTGCAGGCGGGCTTCGACACGCGCGTGCCGCTGTCGTCACCGCACGCCCTGCCCTCGCCCGATACGCTGCAGCTGGACGGCGACGGCAAGGGCCTGCGCATCGGCTGG
This is a stretch of genomic DNA from Variovorax paradoxus. It encodes these proteins:
- a CDS encoding class I SAM-dependent methyltransferase; its protein translation is MAESDKVFAGSIPKFYDTLMVPLIFEAYATDMAELVAASSPGSVLETAAGSGVVTRALAPKLGAGARYVVTDLNQPMLDYAATRQGADSRIEWQQADALALPFEDASFDVVCCQFGAMFFPNRVTGYAEARRVLKPGGRFVFSVWDRIEENAFADDVTNAVATVFPHDPPRFLARTPHGYHDTALIRDDLSRAGFTNIGIETREKLSRAPSAHDVATAYCQGTPLRNEIEARDASLLQLATERATEAIASRHGKEGPVAGKIQAHVIVAAG
- a CDS encoding amino acid ABC transporter ATP-binding protein; the encoded protein is MIEIKNVSKWYGPVQVLNDCSVSISKGDVVVVCGPSGSGKSTLIKTVNALEPFQKGEITVNGIPLHDPKTNLPKLRSKVGMVFQHFELFPHLSVTENLTIAQIKVLGRTPDEAKTRGLKMLDRVGLMAHKDKFPGQLSGGQQQRVAIARALSMDPIVMLFDEPTSALDPEMVGEVLDVMVSLAKEGMTMMVVTHEMAFARKVASRVIFIDVGGKILEDCPKDEFFSHPENRQPRTKDFLNKILQH
- a CDS encoding amino acid ABC transporter permease, encoding MMNLDLSFYNWDVISNFVVKGFYFSIMLTIVATIGGVIFGTILALMRLSGKKWLDTPAAIYVNGMRSIPLVMVILWFFLLVPASFYSLFGSVGSNYRSEISAVITFVAFEAAYFSEIMRAGIQSIPRGQVNAGQAVGMTYGQNMRLVVLPQAFRNMLPVLLTQTIILFQDTSLVYAIGAYDMLKGFETAGKNFGRPIEAYLLAAVVYFVMCYALSWLVKRLHKKIAIIR
- a CDS encoding amino acid ABC transporter permease — its product is MGNWDWQVFLQDPGGDYPTYLQWMLSAWGWTVSVALLALIVALVLGSLIGIIRTLPDSPWLVRLGNAWVELFRNIPLLVQIFLWYHVIPALIPVMKGVPSFILVVLALGFFTSARIAEQVRSGIQALPKGQRYAGMAVGFTTVQYYRYVILPMAYRIIIPPLTSETMNIFKNSSVAFAVSVTELTMFAMQAQEETSRGIEVYLAVTGCYVISALIINRLMAFIEKKTRVPGFIVSASAGGGGH
- a CDS encoding amino acid ABC transporter substrate-binding protein; the protein is MKKQVLALAVAALAAGGAMAQANDTLAKIKASGVITEGVRESSGLSYTLGNGQYTGFHYDVCANIIKDLEKAAGKKLEVKFQPVTSQNRIPLVQNGTVDIECGSTTNNATRQKDVAFGVTTYVEETKIVVKANSGINSLADLKDKTVATTTGTTPLQTVRKQKRAENLTFKEVYGKDHSDSFLLLETGRADAFVMDGSILAALAAKSKSPKDYKILSDVLAVEPIAIMIRKDDAAFKKAVDDSIKAQAKSGELAKLYDKWFLKPIPPAGVTIGLPLGEATKNAWANPNDKPAEDYVTKE
- a CDS encoding aspartate ammonia-lyase, translating into MSSNFRTEHDFLGDKQIPAVAYWGVHTARAVENFPISGTRISAMPDLVRALAYVKKAATRANADLGAIDRDRAAAIILACEDIIDGKLLDEFVVDVIQGGAGTSTNMNANEVICNLALEKLGHEKARYDVLHPNDHVNASQSTNDVYPTAVRLALWFAIGRLLESMATLRRSFEAKALEFKDILKIGRTQLQDAVPMTLGQEFLTYAIMIGEDEARLGEARALIEEINLGATAIGTGINAPHGYANLACQYLAEQTGVPLKQAANLIEATQDTGAFVQLSGVLKRVATKLSKTCNDLRLLSSGPQAGFGEIRLPARQAGSSIMPGKVNPVIPEVMNQVAFEVIGNDVTVTMASEAGQLQLNAFEPIMGWSLFKSIQHLSRACITLQVNCVDGIEANREFLAKRVRESVTLVTALNPLIGYEKAALIAKTALATGGPIDLVAESLGIMTRAEMEALLVPENLTQPVRLSAAPVPPAAEPSGQASGIKAA
- a CDS encoding LysR substrate-binding domain-containing protein translates to METKWLEDFISLAETRSFSRSAQLRHVTQPAFSRRIQALEGWAGTDLVDRSSYPTRLTPAGQTLYSQAIEMLQSLQSTRAMLRGHSAAGQDVIEIAVPHTLAFTFFPSWVTSLREHFGPIKSRLIALNVHDAVLRLVEGSCDLLIAYHHPSQPLQLDANKYEMVSLGEETVAPWVKADAEGAPRYRLPGRPGQPLPYLGYAPGAYLGRVVDQLLKESGTAIHLDRVYETDMAEGLKVMALEGHGIAFLPQSAVRKEIKARKLVSALPPEIDSLEATMEIRAYRERPGAPVPVKAGASRAASKAAAADSLQPKRTADALWSYLVGTQPHR
- a CDS encoding amidase, which gives rise to MPSADLLELSATELSRRIAARDVSCREVMQASLARIEALNPRFNAIVSLRDPAQLLAEADERDAELARGERRGWMHGFPLAVKDLSHAAGLPTSMGSPLSPRSPARTDSLHVARARAAGTVVIGKTNTPEFGLGSHTYNTVFGITRNAYAPERSAGGSSGGAAVALALGMLPVADGSDMMGSLRNPAAFNNVIGMRPSRGRVPGNPDEELFFQQLGCEGPMARTVEDAARLLAVQAGFDTRVPLSSPHALPSPDTLQLDGDGKGLRIGWLGSIWPDLPLAPGIRELGEKALGTFRTIGCEVEPCTLDVPREHNWSAWLRLRQLLVGGKLGAYLSDPKLFGQLKPEAQWEIEQSRHLDAASLYQASVYRSNVYRAFLKLFERFDFVLAPTAQVFPFDAELHWPAEVDGVKSDTYHRWMEIVTPFTLAGLPTLNVRAGFGEGALPMGLQLAGPIHADLDVLRLGHAYDQACGWAAHRPSALG